From Brevundimonas vesicularis:
CATAGCGGGCCGACAGCTTGCCCGTCTGGGTGTCGCCGAAATCGGAATAGTCCTCGAACCGCACGGCGCCCTCGACGCGCAGCTTGTCGGTCAGGGGAATTTCGACGTCGGCGTAGGCGGCGAAGTTGTCGCGATCAACATCGACGGCGTTCGAGGGCTGGAAGCCGACAAAGCCCTGGGCGCCGCCGGTCAGGGCGGTGTTGCCGCCCAACGGCCCGCGGTTGTAGCTCTCGGGCTGACCGGCCTCGATCTTGTAGTTTTCCCAGCGCTGCTCCAGGCCCCAGGCGAAGTTCAGCGGGCCTCCGGACAGACCGACCTCGAACTCACGGCTGAAGTCGGCGCCCAGAACCAGCTGGTCGTAGATCAGGCTGCCGGAATCGAAGCTGGTCGGCGAAGTCGCGCCATAGGTGGAGTTCAACGAATCCTCGGTGCGGAAGTCCAGGGCATTGCGGCCGTAGGTCAGGCTGATGTCCATGTTCCAGCCCGCCAGTTCGCCTCGAAGGCCGCCAGCCAGCGAGGCGTCCTTCGAATTGATGGCGACCTTCGGCAGGAAGCCGTTCGGGTAGATGGAGGCGACGTTGTTGACGTTGTCGGACAGGCGAGGGAAGGCGGCGCCTTCGCTGTCCCGGTCCTGATACCCGGCCCAGCCATAGGCCTCCCAGCCGTTGCGCAGGCCTTTGCCGGCGTTGGCGAAGACGGTCCATTGCTCCACATCCGGGTCGCCGAAGCGGGCAGTGATCGCGCCGTTCGCCGCCGCGCGGGGATCGTAGTCCGAGCGGTTGGTCGACTCGCGGTTCAGATACTCCGCCGACAGGGTCAGAAAGCCGTCGTCGCCCAGCGAGAACCCCTGCCAGGCCGAGGCCGTGACGGTGCCGCCATCGTTTTCGTCGCGTTCGCCGCGCGCGGTCTTCACGGTGGTGAAGTACTGGCCGTAGGTCACGCTAGCGCCGCCGCCGCTGGAGGCTTCCTTCAGGCGCAGGTTCACCACGCCGGCGATGGCGTCCGAGCCGTATTGGGCCGAGGCGCCGTCGCGCAGCACCTCCACCCGGTCCAGAGCGCCGGTCGGAATGGTGTTCAGATCGACGGCGGCCGAACCGCGTCCCACCACGCCGTTGACGTTGACCAGGGCCGAGGCATGGCGACGCGTGCCGTTGACCAGCACCAGCGTCTGATCCGGCGACAGGCCGCGCAGGGTGATCGGGCGGATCGAGTCCGAGCCATCGTTGGCCGACGGCCGCTGGAAGGTCAGCGAGGGTACGGCCTGAGCCAGGGCGGTGGCGAACTCGGTCGTGCCGCGCGTCTGCAACGCCTCGGACGTCACGACATCGACGGGGGCCAGGGTGTCGAGGCGCGACCGATTTTGGACCCGCGTGCCGGTCACGACGATGTCGTCCACCTGCACCGCCTCATCGGCGACGGGTTCGGCGCTTTGAGCAAAGGCCGGGGCGGCGGTCAGCAGGGCGAAGGCCGAGACCGTGGCGAGCAGGGCCGGTGCGGCGGCCCGTTGAGAAAGAGAGCGCATTGAGAGATTTCCTAAAGTCTGTTTTGTGGCGCGAGCGCGCATCGCCGTCGCTTACCGCGACGGGCTTTGAGGTCGATCTGAAGTGCAGATGTCTTGCGGTCTCAGCCGCAACATCGCGCGATGGCGGGCGGCATCGCCATAATATTGGTGGTGATCTTCATGGCCTCTCCAACCGCAAGGTCGGGGAGGTCCCAGCGGTCATGGCCATATCAGGGCGAAGGTGCGGCGGGTCAATCGCGCGGCATCGCCATGTTTTCTGTCTCGGCCGTATAGAAAATCTACGGCGTGATGGCCCGTGCGGTTGGCTGCCGTCTCCCGCGCAGCAAAAAGGGCGCGTCCCTTGCGAGACGCGCCCTTGATGTCGTTTGGGATCCGCTCGGATCAGGCTTCGTCGCCGAAGCCTTCTTGTTGACCGGCGCCGCCTTCGATCAGTTCCTGGGCCGATTGCTCGGCGGCCTGGCGCTCATCGTCGAACTGGCTGCGGATCACGTCCTCGCCCTTGGCTTGGCGCTCGGCCTCGTCCATCGAGCGGGCGATGTTGATCTTGACCGTGGCGCGGACCTCGGCGTGCAGGCGAACCGGCACTTCGTGGACGCCCAGGCTCTTGATCGCCGTGTTCAGGACGACCTGCGAGCGCTCGACCTTGCCGCCTTCGGCCTGGATGGCCTCGGCGACGTCGCGACCGGCGACCGAACCATACAGGTGACCGGTTTCACCGGCCTGACGGATCATGACGTAGGTCTGGCCGTCGATCTTGTCGGCGACCTTCTGTGCGTCGGCCTTGTTCTTCTCGTTGCGCTGCTCGATGGCGGCGCGGTCGAGTTCGAACGCCTTCAGGTTGGCGGCGGTGGCCCGGCGGGCCTTGTCGCGCGGCAGAAGGAAGTTACGGGCGAAGCCGTCCTTGACGGACACGACGTCGCCGATGGCGCCGAGATTCTCGACGCGTTCAAGCAGAACGACCTTCATCTCACTTCACCACGTAAGGCAGGAGGGCCAGATAGCGAGCGCGCTTGATGGCCTTGGCCAGTTCACGCTGCTTCTTCTGGGAGACGGCGGTGATGCGCGAAGGCACGATCTTGCCGCGTTCGGAGACGTAACGCTGCAGCAGCTTGACGTCCTTGTAGTCGATCTTCGGCGCATTGGCGCCCGAGAACGGGCAGACCTTGCGGCGACGATAGAAGGGGCGGCGGCCGGCGGCGCCGGAGCCCGCCGGTGCGCCCGGGGTCGGGGCGGTGGTATCGGTCATGTTCCGGGTTCCTTATTCGGCGTCGGCGGCGGCGTCGTCGCGCGGGGTGCGCTCGCGCTCACGCTCGCGTTCACGCTCGCGGCGGGCCAGCAGCGGCGACAGTTCCAGGTCGAGTTCCTCGACGCGGACGGTCAGCCAGCGCAGCACGTCTTCGTTGATCGACAGCTGACGCTCGACTTCGGCCATGGCGGCCGGAGGGGCGTCGACGGCCAGCAGCGAATAGTGAGCCTTGCGGTTCTTCTTCACGCGGTAGGTCAGGTTGCGCAGACCCCAGTATTCGATCTTGGCGACCGAGCCGCCACCGGCGACGATCAGATCCTTGATGGTGTCATTCAGCGCTTCGGCCTGTTGCGCCGAGATATCCTGGCGCGTCATGACCGTGTGCTCGTAAAGAGCCATGCGGTAGTCTCCCTTGTGGACGTCGGCGCGGAAACGACCGGGTAAGTCGGTCTCCACGATGGCTCCTGGCGCGGCGGCCGGACCGAACGTCCAACCCTTTGGTGCTCCGCGACAGGACCGAAGCCCTGGAAAGGCGGGGCCTATAGGCGAAAAGGGGCGAGGAAGCAAGGATGGCGGCAGACGCTTGTGGCGCCCCTCGACCCCGCCTAAACCAGCCCCATGCCGAAGCTGACGTCCGCGGTCGATCCGCAAAGCCAAAAATACAAGTCCCTGCACGCGCACAACAGCGCCCTGGTCGCCGAGTTGCGCAACCATGTGGCCAAGGCCGCGCGCGGCGGGTCTGACAAGTCCCGCGAGCGTCACGTCGCTCGCGGCAAGCTGTTGCCGCGCGACCGCGTCGAGCGCCTGCTGGATCCCGGCTCGCCCTTCCTAGAGATCGGGCAACTGGCTGCGCACGACATGTATGACGGCGAGGCCCCGGCGGCGGGCGTCATCGCCGGCATCGGTCGGGTCTCGGGCCGCGAGGTCATGATCGTCTGCAACGACCCGACGGTGAAGGGCGGCGCCTATTTCCCCATGACGGTGAAGAAGCACCTGCGCGCCCAGGAAGTCGCCGAGCAGAACCGCCTGCCGTGCGTCTATCTGGTGGATTCCGGCGGAGCCAATCTGCCGCACCAGGCCGAGGTGTTTCCCGACCGCGACCATTTCGGCCGCATCTTCTTCAACCAGGCCCGGATGAGCGCCAAGGGCATCGCCCAGATCGCCTGCGTCATGGGCCTGTCCACCGCCGGAGGGGCCTATGTGCCGGCCATGTCGGACGAGACGATCATCGTCAGGAACCAGGGGGCCATCTTCCTGGCCGGCCCGCCGCTGGTGAAGGCGGCGACCGGCGAGGTCATCTCGGCGGAGGAACTGGGCGGGGCCGAAACCCACGGCCGTCGCTCGGGCGTGGTGGATCATGTCGCCGAGAACGATGAGCATGCGCTGGAGATCGTGCGCTCCATCGTCGCCAATCTGAACACGACCAAGGCCGTCGAGATGGATGTGCGCGAACCGCGCGCGCCGGCCTTTGACGCGGAGGAGCTGTACGGCCTGATCCCCGACGACGTGCGCGCCCCCTATGATGTGCGCGAGGTCATCGCCCGGCTGGTGGACGGGTCGGAGTTCGACGAGTTCAAGAGCCTGTACGGCTCGACCCTGGTGTGCGGGTTCGCCCGCATCTGGGGCTATCCGGTCGCCATCCTGGCCAACAACGGCGTCATCTTTTCCGAAAGCGCCCAGAAGGGCGCGCACTTCATCGAACTGGCCTGCAAGCGCAAGATTCCGCTGCTGTTCCTGCAGAACATCAGTGGCTTCATGGTCGGCGGCAAATATGAGGCGGGCGGCATCGCCAAGGACGGCGCCAAGCTGGTGACGGCCGTGGCCTCGGCCGAAGTGCCCAAGTTCACTGTCCTGATCGGCGGTAGCTTCGGGGCGGGGAACTACGGCATGTGCGGCCGGGCCTATTCGCCGCGCTTCCTGTTCACCTGGCCCAACAGCCGGATCGGAGTCATGGGCGGCGAGCAGGCCGCCAGCGTGCTGGCCACCGTGCACCGCGACGCCGAGACCTGGAGTGCGGACGACGCCGAGGCCTTCAAGGCGCCGATCCGTCAGAAGTATGAGGACGAGGGCAATCCCTATTACGCCACCGCCCGCCTGTGGGACGATGGCGTCATCGACCCGGCGCAGACGCGCGATGTGCTGGGCCTGGCCATCAGCGCCAGCCTGAATGCCCCGATCCCGGAGACGACGTTCGGCCTGTTCCGGATGTAACCTATTGGTCCGCGCCTCGTTGTGAGCGGACACGCAGTTTGGAGACCCCCATGGCCGATCAACCGACCGTAGCCGACCTGAACGCCCTGGACGTCACAGACGCCGAGGCGGCCGAGATCAACAGCATCGCCCAGCCGCTGGTGCCCGATGCGGCGCCGGACGCCGACGATGATCTGGTGCAGATCGATTCGACCACCGACGGCGTCGTCTTCGTCACCATCAACCGTCCGGCCAAGAAGAACGCCTTCGACGCCGCGACCATCGCGGCCCTGCATGAGGCGTTCGAAACGCTGCACGGCGCGGACCGGGTGCGGGCCGTCTTCATTCGGGGCGCGGGCGGCACCTTCAGCGCCGGGGCCGATCTGAACTGGATGCGCGACGCCGCTGGTTGGTCCGAGAGCGACAACCGCGACGACGCCATGGGCCTGGCGAAAATGCTGAAGGCCCTGCACGACATTCCCGCCCTGACGGTGGCGGTGGTCGAGGGCAACGCCATGGGCGGTGGAGCGGGCATCGTCGCCGCCTGCGACATGGCCGTGGCGGTCGAGGGGGCGCGCTTCGCCTTCTCCGAGGTCAAGCTGGGTCTGATCCCGGCGACCATCGCCCCTTACGTCATAGAGGCCGTCGGCGCACGCCGCGCCCGCCAGCTGTTTCTGACCGCCAACGCCTTCGACGCCGACTACGCCGCCCATGCCGGCCTGATCGACCTGGTGCTGCCTGAGGGATCGGTGGACGAGTTCATCTCGATGCTGAGCGACAGCCTGACCAACAATGCGCCGGGCGCGATGGGCGAGGCCAAGCGTCTGGTCAACGACATCGCCCACCACAAGATCGACAACGGTCTGATGGACGAAACCGCCAAACTCATCGCCCGCGCCCGCGTCTCGGACGAAGGCCGCGAGGGCGTCGCCGCCTTCCTGGAAAAGCGCAAGGCCAGCTGGACGGTTTGATCCTTTCCTACCGTCATTCCGGGGCGTCTGAAGGACGAACCCGGAACCCAGGGGGCATTCATCCGCGCATGACGCGGTCGGTATTGGGACCGTCCCCTGGCTTCCGGGTTCCTCGCTGCGCTCAGCCCCGGAATGACGGATGAGTTCGTTCAGGCGTAGTTGAAGCTGATCGAAATCCGGTCGGCCTTGGCCAGGTTGGTCGGCACCTCGTGCCGCAGCCAGCTTTCCCACATCAGCACCGTGCCTGCCTGAGGCTGAAGATAGACGAACGGCCGCTCGGCCTCGCTCGCGTCGTCGGTCACCGACGGGCGGGCCATCATGAAGGGCAGGCGGGGGTCTTCCAGCTTCAGCGATGAGGCGCCGTCAGGCACGTCGATATAGACGGTGCCCGACAGGAAGGCGTGCGGGTGGATATGACTTGTATGGCCGCCGCCGGGCTTCAGAATATTGACCCACAGATTGTCGAGGCGGGGTTTGCGGG
This genomic window contains:
- a CDS encoding TonB-dependent receptor plug domain-containing protein, yielding MRSLSQRAAAPALLATVSAFALLTAAPAFAQSAEPVADEAVQVDDIVVTGTRVQNRSRLDTLAPVDVVTSEALQTRGTTEFATALAQAVPSLTFQRPSANDGSDSIRPITLRGLSPDQTLVLVNGTRRHASALVNVNGVVGRGSAAVDLNTIPTGALDRVEVLRDGASAQYGSDAIAGVVNLRLKEASSGGGASVTYGQYFTTVKTARGERDENDGGTVTASAWQGFSLGDDGFLTLSAEYLNRESTNRSDYDPRAAANGAITARFGDPDVEQWTVFANAGKGLRNGWEAYGWAGYQDRDSEGAAFPRLSDNVNNVASIYPNGFLPKVAINSKDASLAGGLRGELAGWNMDISLTYGRNALDFRTEDSLNSTYGATSPTSFDSGSLIYDQLVLGADFSREFEVGLSGGPLNFAWGLEQRWENYKIEAGQPESYNRGPLGGNTALTGGAQGFVGFQPSNAVDVDRDNFAAYADVEIPLTDKLRVEGAVRFEDYSDFGDTQTGKLSARYDFTPSFALRGSVSTAFRAPSLQQSFFTSTASVIQNGAVVETGTFPATSAVATALGARPLKAETSTNYSVGAVVRLGRFDLTVDAYKIDIDDQIVLSELISRTFSGQVASLLDPQGVQAARFFLNGVSTSTEGVDIVGRYRLPTDTLGDFDFTVAANFNDVSVNRVPTSSSVLNPVPTLFARQRILTIEDGTPDTKVSASADWSRDKWGATVRATYYGDVLQPGSTAANDYSTGAKTVVDLEGRFQLTERVGVAIGVDNVFDEYPDFVPASLNSNGVLGFPYYSPFGFNGRYGYARLSLKW
- the rplI gene encoding 50S ribosomal protein L9, which encodes MKVVLLERVENLGAIGDVVSVKDGFARNFLLPRDKARRATAANLKAFELDRAAIEQRNEKNKADAQKVADKIDGQTYVMIRQAGETGHLYGSVAGRDVAEAIQAEGGKVERSQVVLNTAIKSLGVHEVPVRLHAEVRATVKINIARSMDEAERQAKGEDVIRSQFDDERQAAEQSAQELIEGGAGQQEGFGDEA
- the rpsR gene encoding 30S ribosomal protein S18, yielding MTDTTAPTPGAPAGSGAAGRRPFYRRRKVCPFSGANAPKIDYKDVKLLQRYVSERGKIVPSRITAVSQKKQRELAKAIKRARYLALLPYVVK
- the rpsF gene encoding 30S ribosomal protein S6; the protein is MALYEHTVMTRQDISAQQAEALNDTIKDLIVAGGGSVAKIEYWGLRNLTYRVKKNRKAHYSLLAVDAPPAAMAEVERQLSINEDVLRWLTVRVEELDLELSPLLARRERERERERERTPRDDAAADAE
- a CDS encoding carboxyl transferase domain-containing protein, with the translated sequence MPKLTSAVDPQSQKYKSLHAHNSALVAELRNHVAKAARGGSDKSRERHVARGKLLPRDRVERLLDPGSPFLEIGQLAAHDMYDGEAPAAGVIAGIGRVSGREVMIVCNDPTVKGGAYFPMTVKKHLRAQEVAEQNRLPCVYLVDSGGANLPHQAEVFPDRDHFGRIFFNQARMSAKGIAQIACVMGLSTAGGAYVPAMSDETIIVRNQGAIFLAGPPLVKAATGEVISAEELGGAETHGRRSGVVDHVAENDEHALEIVRSIVANLNTTKAVEMDVREPRAPAFDAEELYGLIPDDVRAPYDVREVIARLVDGSEFDEFKSLYGSTLVCGFARIWGYPVAILANNGVIFSESAQKGAHFIELACKRKIPLLFLQNISGFMVGGKYEAGGIAKDGAKLVTAVASAEVPKFTVLIGGSFGAGNYGMCGRAYSPRFLFTWPNSRIGVMGGEQAASVLATVHRDAETWSADDAEAFKAPIRQKYEDEGNPYYATARLWDDGVIDPAQTRDVLGLAISASLNAPIPETTFGLFRM
- a CDS encoding enoyl-CoA hydratase-related protein produces the protein MADQPTVADLNALDVTDAEAAEINSIAQPLVPDAAPDADDDLVQIDSTTDGVVFVTINRPAKKNAFDAATIAALHEAFETLHGADRVRAVFIRGAGGTFSAGADLNWMRDAAGWSESDNRDDAMGLAKMLKALHDIPALTVAVVEGNAMGGGAGIVAACDMAVAVEGARFAFSEVKLGLIPATIAPYVIEAVGARRARQLFLTANAFDADYAAHAGLIDLVLPEGSVDEFISMLSDSLTNNAPGAMGEAKRLVNDIAHHKIDNGLMDETAKLIARARVSDEGREGVAAFLEKRKASWTV
- a CDS encoding TIGR02466 family protein, encoding MSLRPLFVTQVYEASLAEGRGWPDINAQLIDVIRMMAEEDEAGRRWCKANAYRGYTSYGSLNDLPQRLPEFAELKRHLDRHAVAYAKALNFDLARKPRLDNLWVNILKPGGGHTSHIHPHAFLSGTVYIDVPDGASSLKLEDPRLPFMMARPSVTDDASEAERPFVYLQPQAGTVLMWESWLRHEVPTNLAKADRISISFNYA